The sequence below is a genomic window from Phycisphaerales bacterium AB-hyl4.
CATGTTCTCCATGGCTGTATCGTAGGGACTACGACCAGATCCAGCCAAGCGAGGTGCTCATCTGATGGGTTGACGACCTGCCAGTTGGATAATCTGACCTTTGGGGTGACACCGAGCGGCCACTCGCCCGCCCGCCCCACCGCTTCACATGTCCAACCCGAAATCCAGCGCCCGCACCGAATGCGTCAACCCGCCCACGGAAATACGGTCCACCCCCGTCGCGGCAATCGCGGCGGTCGCATCCAGCGTCACACCCCCACTCGCTTCCAGCAGCACGTCCACCCCCGCCGCATCGCGCATCGCCACCGCCTGCCGCAGTTGCTCCACCGACATGTTGTCCAACAGCACCATCTCTGCACCGCAAGGCAGCACATGCTCGAGTTGCTCAAGCGTATCCACCTCCACCTCGACGAACTTAAGATCAGCATACATCGCCCGCGCCCGCCCGATCGCATCGCGAAGCGTATCCGTCATTGCCTCAAGCGACACCCCAACAAGGTGATTATCCTTGATCAGCATCGCATCGTGCAGGCCCATGCGATGCGTCGCCCCCCCGCCACACGCCACCGCATATTTCTGCAACGATCGCAGGCCCGGCAGCGTCTTGCGTGTATCGCACACCCGCGCCTTCGTGCCCTTCGTCGCCGCGACATACGCAGCCGTATGCGTCGCGATGCCCGATAGATGCGACACGAAATTCAACGCCACCCGCTCCATCGCCAGCAGCGACCGCACCGGGCCGACAAACCGCGCGACTGTCTGCCCCGACACCACCGCCGCACCGTCGCGCGTCCCGCACGTTACTTCGATTCGCCCATCGTACGCCTTCGCCACCGCAGGCAGCACCGCCAACCCCGCCACCACACCCGCCTCGCGTGCAACCATCCGCGCGTCGCCCGACCGCTCCGCTGCGATCAACACCCGCGACGTCACATCCAACCCGTTGGGGCCAACGTCTTCCTCCCGCGCCCGCTGTACCAACCCCGCCACATCGTCCGCCGAGGCGAATCCGTCCAGCATCACATCGGTATCTATCATCAAGGCAGCCCTTTCGCATTCGCACACGCGAACGCCACACCATACCGCCGCCCGCCGAGCATCACAAAACGCACCCGATCGCCCGCCACCACCCCAGCGTCGGCAAACAGCGCCCGCCAACCACGCCATCGCACCCGTTGATCGCGGTACAACGTCGTCTGCACCACGTCCCCTCGGGGCAGCATCAACTCAAACGTGCCTTCACCGAAAAAACGTGAACGCCCCGCCACCGAAACATATCCGTTGCGCAGCGCCCCCGCCGTCAACGCCACCTCCAGCCACGGGCTCGCCTCGTCCGCCAGCACATGCCACGCCTTGTACGCCGACCGCCCATAGCTCGGCCCGACATCGCACGCCGCCACCTCACGCAACTCAACAAATGTCGCATATCGGCTCGCCCGCTTCGCCTGCCAGTACACATCATCCCCACACACCCGCGCGTCGAACCGCTCGCGCAGCCTCACCACCGCACTCGGCGTCAACGCCTCAAAAAACATCACCCGCCCCGCAACCGCCGTCGCCATGAACGGCCCGCCCGACGCCTTGATAAACAGCCGCTCCCCCGTCCGCACAACCCCATAAGGCTCAACCGCCGACTTCGTCAGCCGACTCTCCACCGTCTTCCGCCCCGCAAGCACCGCCCGCACATAAGGCCGCTGCAAAATCGCCACATGACACGCCATCAACACCCCCCCAACTCAAAACCAGAAACGAGAAACGAGATTCCAAAAACCCAAACCCCACCATTTACCCGTTCGCCGCCTCCCACAACATGTTCCCCGCCGCCAGCGCCGCCCCCACATACATCACCACCACAAACGGCCGCTCCGGTATCCGCTTGTACATCCATATCCCGATCACCACCCCCACCGGGATCATCGGCACGAACCACAACCCCTCAAGCAGTGTCGCCGGGTTGATCAACCCCAACCAGACAAACGTCGGCAGCTTCGCCACGTTTGTGATCATGAAAAACAGCACCATCGTCCCCACCAACGCCGCTTTCGCCATCCGCTGCTCTAACAGATAAATCGACACGATCGGCCCCGCCGAGTGTGACAACGTCGAGGTCAACCCCGCCGCTAACCCCGTCCCCCGTCCGCCCCAAGGCCCCGGCGGAATCCGCGGCACCGCGCCGCCCACCATGCGATAACACTGCAGCACCACAAACACCAGGCACAGCGACCCCACCAACAAATTCAGCCAGAACGTCAACGTCCCCCGCTCCGACAACTCCCACAGCACCGCCGAGCCGAGCACAATACCCGCCATCGCTCCGACCAGCAGCCAGTTCATATGTCGCCGAGACTGTTTGCGAAAATGCGTCCCCACCGCGAACACGTCCGCCACAATCAACAACGGCAACATCACCCCCACTGCCCGGTCCGCCGGCACGACGTTCGCCACCAACGGCAGCGCCACAATCCCCACACCACCGCCGAAGCCCGCCTTCGAGATGCCCACCAGCAGCACCGCCAGGCACATGGCCGTGACATACCACCACACCGGCGTGCCATCGGGTATCACAGGCAGCGGAAGCAGGTCGAACATGCCCGCCAGTGTAGTAACGCGGCGTCTGCCCTGCCCGCCCGACCTTGCCGACTGATCACACTTCCGGATACGCTTGCAGGCACGAGATGGCCAACAACCCGCATGACAATCCACCGCCTCCCAACCACCTTCACCCCTCAGCCGTCATCGCCCGCGGACGATTCGAGTTCAAACGTAAACTGATCGCACGCGCATGATCGTACGCCACACCCAACCCGGCCCCGAAACACACGGCCTCACGCCCGGCCGACTCTACGCAGTCATCGGCATTGAAGCCGACGATTACCGCATCCTCAACGACTTCGGCGAACCCACGCTCTTCCCGCCCGACGTTTTCGAACTCGTCGACACCCGCGAGCCTGCCGACTGGATCACCACCACAGGCGACGACGACGAACGCTACGCCTACCCCCCACCGCTGAACCGTCCCGGCTTCTTCGAAGGTTATTTCGACCGCGACCCCGCCACCGTCGCCGCCTTCTGGCAACGCGTCAACGACCAGTTGAACACCGCTGCGGCAGGGTGAGGAACATCGTTGGGTGCCTCGACACCGAATTCAACGAGCACCAAGCAAATATGCAATCCAACCCACCGTGCCGCCGAATATGCCGCCAACCAAACCGCTCGCAATTCCAACGAGAGCAATCTCAAAAATACCACTGACAACGTCACCAGTGGAGAAGGTTGGCTCCAAGGCCATAACCATCAAAACCACATAGGCGCTTATTGCGGCGACTCCAAGCACACAACCAGTGACTGCACCTGCAATAGCCCCTCGCCTAATCATGATTGGGTCCTCGCCAGCATAATGCACCAGCCTATATGATCTCGCTCACGTCAGGTACGTATACCCCTGCAATCCATCTTCATAAAACCGCCGCAGCACGCGCGACTCTTCCAGCGTCAGCTTCTTCTGGCGCAGCGCCTGCTCGACCGACTTGCGGAAGTTCCGTCGCAGGTCTTCCGTGTCGAACTGCACGTATCGCAACACTTCCGTGACGGTGTCGCCTTCGACGATTTCCTCGATTTCGACTTCGCCCTGTTCGTCGATGCTCACGTGCACCGCGTTCGTGTCGCCGAGCAGGTTGTGCAGGTCGCCGAGGATTTCCTGGTATGCACCGACGAGAAACGTCGCCAGATAATAGTCATCGCCCTGCGAGTACGGGTGCAGTTCCAGGACAGGCTTGACGTCCTGCTCGCCGATAAACTGGTCGATCTTGCCATCGCTGTCGCAGGTGATGTCCGCGATGATGCCCTGGCAGGTCGGCTCCTGCTCCAGCCGATGGATTGGCATGATGGGAAACAACTGGTCAATCGCCCACGCGTCCGGCATCGACTGGAAAATTGAATAGTTGCAGAAGTACGTATCGCTCAGCCCGGCTTCCAGGCCTTCAAACTCCTCCGGCACGTAAGGCAGTGTGCGGACGATCGCAAGCACCTTCGAACACACTCCGTAATACAGCCGCTCCGCCAGGCCGCGCAGCTCCAGCGTGCAGTAGCCGAGGTTAAATAGATGCAACACTTCGTCGCGTGCGAG
It includes:
- the nadC gene encoding carboxylating nicotinate-nucleotide diphosphorylase, coding for MIDTDVMLDGFASADDVAGLVQRAREEDVGPNGLDVTSRVLIAAERSGDARMVAREAGVVAGLAVLPAVAKAYDGRIEVTCGTRDGAAVVSGQTVARFVGPVRSLLAMERVALNFVSHLSGIATHTAAYVAATKGTKARVCDTRKTLPGLRSLQKYAVACGGGATHRMGLHDAMLIKDNHLVGVSLEAMTDTLRDAIGRARAMYADLKFVEVEVDTLEQLEHVLPCGAEMVLLDNMSVEQLRQAVAMRDAAGVDVLLEASGGVTLDATAAIAATGVDRISVGGLTHSVRALDFGLDM
- a CDS encoding sulfite exporter TauE/SafE family protein, whose translation is MFDLLPLPVIPDGTPVWWYVTAMCLAVLLVGISKAGFGGGVGIVALPLVANVVPADRAVGVMLPLLIVADVFAVGTHFRKQSRRHMNWLLVGAMAGIVLGSAVLWELSERGTLTFWLNLLVGSLCLVFVVLQCYRMVGGAVPRIPPGPWGGRGTGLAAGLTSTLSHSAGPIVSIYLLEQRMAKAALVGTMVLFFMITNVAKLPTFVWLGLINPATLLEGLWFVPMIPVGVVIGIWMYKRIPERPFVVVMYVGAALAAGNMLWEAANG